In one Lycium barbarum isolate Lr01 chromosome 7, ASM1917538v2, whole genome shotgun sequence genomic region, the following are encoded:
- the LOC132603926 gene encoding latex serine proteinase inhibitor-like — protein MKIILLLFSLAFLPLSTLATCTNDDPNQLLRYVLDTDGHPLNKNTRYFINSAIWGAGGGGVFLANIGYQEHNVCPKSVVQSPNDLDNGLGVYFKPKDLKRQKIVESSPVNIIFYLDTYLCANLTVWKVDHYPKPAKLYTLSTGAKKGNPLDVNSWFQIKSLGGSTYKLVFCPYGEEFTCQNIGIVEQNGYRRLVLTKEPKAFVFIKDKRIEKAEA, from the coding sequence ATGAAGATCATCTTGCTCTTGTTTTCCCTAGCATTCCTTCCCTTGTCTACCTTAGCAACTTGCACAAATGATGATCCAAACCAACTATTAAGATATGTACTCGATACCGATGGTCATCCCCTCAACAAAAACACTAGGTACTTCATAAATTCAGCTATTTGGGGAGCTGGTGGTGGAGGTGTATTTCTTGCTAATATTGGATATCAGGAGCACAACGTTTGTCCCAAATCAGTGGTGCAATCCCCCAATGACCTCGACAATGGTCTCGGGGTCTACTTCAAGCCCAAAGATCTCAAACGTCAGAAGATTGTGGAATCCTCTCCGGTAAACATCATTTTCTATCTCGATACGTATTTGTGTGCTAACCTGACTGTTTGGAAGGTTGACCACTACCCTAAACCGGCGAAGCTCTACACCTTAAGCACAGGTGCAAAGAAAGGTAATCCCCTCGACGTGAACAGCTGGTTTCAGATTAAGTCTCTTGGTGGCTCGACGTATAAGCTAGTCTTCTGTCCCTATGGAGAGGAGTTTACTTGCCAAAACATTGGCATCGTCGAGCAAAATGGATACAGGCGTTTGGTTCTCACAAAGGAACCGAAAGCCTTTGTGTTCATAAAGGATAAGAGAATCGAAAAGGCTGAAGCCTGA